From the genome of Pseudomonas helvetica:
ACCACTAAGGCGACCTGAATAAAACGTTTCAACCCATGGAGTAAAAATATGGACCTATCCAGAAACTTGCTTATCGGCGTTGCCTTGACCGGCCTGCTGCTTGGCGGTTGCACCTCAAAAGTGACACAGAAGGAACAATACTCGGGGTTTCTTCCCAACTACAGCAACCTGCAAGAAGTCACCACCCCCAGCGGCGAGAAAGCCATGCGTTGGGTGACGCCTTCCTGGAACCCGAACGCTTACAACACGGTGGCCTTCAAACAACTGGAACTGTACCCGGCCCCCAAGCCCAATGAGCGAGTCAACCGCCAGACGCTGGATCAGCTGCAAACCTACATGACGGACAGTGCCAAGAGCACACTGAGCCAGAAGTACCGTGTGGTGCCAAACGTTCAGTCGGCCCCTGCCGGTTCGCGAGTCCTGATCGTACGCGCCGCGATTACCGGGGTCACAGCCTCTAACGAAGGCATGAAATGGTATGAAGTGGTTCCGGTCGCAGCTGCGATAGGTGCGACTCAGGCGGCCACCGGTCACCGCGACCAAGACACCGAGTTGTACATCGAAGCTGAGATGGTTGACGCGAGCAACGGCCAAACCGTGGCTAAAGTCGCTCGCAAGGTCTTCGGTGAACAGTTGGAGAATACAAGCCAGCAGGTGACAGCCAACGACTTCAAGGCAGCACTGAAGAAGCTGACCAGCGACATGCAGGCATTCCTTCGCTAACAACAGGGTAAAACGCCGACTCAGTTCACGGGGCTGAGTCGGCGGTTGTTACAGATACCAGCGATACTCGCGCGCACTGATCTCCTGCATGAAGGCCAGGTGGTCCTGGCGCTTGTTCTCGCAGTACACATCAACAAACTCCGCCCCCAAACCCTCACGCAGTTGTGGCTGATGCTGCATGGCGCGCACGGCTTCGAGCATTTCCAGCGGAAAATCGATCCCGCTGTTGCGGTCTTCATTGAGCGCTGCGATCGGCTCGCGACCGGCTTCCAGCCCCTGCTCCAGTCCCACCAGAATCGCTGCCAGCACGAGATAAGGGTTGGCGTCCGCGCCCGCCAGGCGATGCTCGATACGCAAATTTTTCGAATCCGAATCGGGAATCCGCACACACGCATCGCGATCCTCGAAACCCCAGCTGGCAAGTGTCGCCGCGTTCACCGTACCGCCCAAACGCCGGAAGGCGTTCTGGTTCGGCGCGAAGATCGGCATGCAATGCGGCAACAGTTCCAGGCAGCCGGCCACCGCATGCCGCAGTGCTTGCTGCTGGTTGGCGGCCAGCAGGTTTTTACCCTCGGCATCATAGAGGCTGACATGCACATGCATGCCGCTGCCCGGATGCTGCAAGTAAGGCTTGGCCATGAAGCTGGCGCGGTAACCGTGTTTGAGCGCGACGCCACGGGTGCTACGGCAAAACAGCGCCGCCCAGTCGGCAGCACGCAGGCCGTCATCAAGATGACCGAAGTTGATCTCGAACTGGCCCGGCCCAAGTTCGGCAGTGATCACCGTGGTATCGATGCCTTGCGCCCTCGCCGCTTCGACCATTTCATCGAGCACTGGCGAAAAGCGCGACAGCCGCTCGATGTGCATGTTCGGTTGATCATCGGCATCGTCCGACAGCTGATCGCGGGGGAACTGCGGCTGCCCGTCGCGCAGCTGTTTATCGAACAGATAGAACTCCAGCTCGAACGCCACCACCGGATGAATACCTTTGCCACGCAACCGCTCCAACACCTGCGCGAGGACCTCGCGGGGCTCGAAGACGATTGGCTTCTCGGTGCCGTCCGAGGTGATCAGCATCTGACCCAGTGGCTTGGATTCCCAGCTCACCGGCTTGAGCGTGCCGGGCACCAGGCGCCGCAGAGCATCCGGGTCGCCGTCGTTAAAACAGTAGTCGCCGATTTTGAACAGCCCACCCTGCACGCCCAGTAACACGCAGTTCTGCGGCAGCTTGAGGGCGCTGCCGGCAGCCACCTTTTCGAGCATCTCTATCGGATAGCGCTTGCCGTAGAAATGCCCGGGAATGTCCAGGGAGATCAGGTCGACATAGCGCACCTCGGGGTAGCGTTGGCGAAAAGCACGAACCTCAGCCAGCAGATCAGAGCAGGCAGCATCCATCGTTGTTGTTCCTTTTATTGTTATCAGGTGTAAACCCAAAGCACTCGCGTGAGCTGGTCGGTGAGGTTGCCGTAGCGACAGCGTGTGTGACTGTCGAGCTGAAAACTATCACCGGCCTGCAAGGTGACCGGCTCGTCGTCATCGCCCAACCACAGCGTCAATGCGCCTTCCAGCACATAGCCGCCCTGCTCGGAGCTGTCGCTCAAGTGCCGCTCGCCACTGCTGGCGCCGGCCTCCAGTTGGCTTTCGAGCATCGAGAACGAGGCCCTGATCTTCGGCGAGACCAGAATGTCGGTAATCCCGTTGGCGTAGTACAACGTGCGGCGCTCATCCGGCCGGGTCACCCAAGGCAACACCTTGGGTTTCGGCAAGCTGTAAAAGTAGGTGGTTGGCACGCCGAGGGTTTCGCTGATCGCGGTCAGGTCTGCCACGGTCGGCCGTGACAAGCCACGTTCGACTTGCGAAAGAAAGCCCACGGAACGGTCGATTTTGTCGGCCAATTCCTTGAGGGTGTATTTCTTGTGCTTGCGCAGATCGTGGATCAGGATCGCCAGCGCGGCGATTTCTTCTTGCTTGTTCATGCCAGTAATTCCGGAAGATGACTCATCAAATGCTGTCGCGCAGTCGGTACCAGGCCTTGCCGATGGCTTCCAATGGCGCTGCCAGGTATTTACCGCCGGGAAAGCTGTCATTACGCAAACACTGGTACAAGGCCAACTCGTCCGGCTGACCGAGAATCGCATCGGACACGGCGCGAGCCCCCGCCAATGTAGGAAGCACTCCATGCCCGGAATAACCCTGTAGCCAGTAGAGGTCGCCGCGCCGGCCAATGTCGGGGGTGCGCTTGAGGGTCAGGTCGATATGCCCGCCCCAGGCAAACTCCAGCTCGACACCCTTGAGCTGCGGGAAGACCCGTTCCAGGTAGGGTCGTGTCGCGGCGGCGATGTCTTTGGGCATCCCGCCCAGATAGGTGCAGCCGCCACCGAACAGCAGGCGGTTATCCGGTGTGCGACGGAAATAATCGAGGACAAACTGGTTGTCGGTGACGCAGACATTACTCGGCAACAGCGCGCTGGCTTGCTCGGCGGTCAGCGGCGCGGTGGCCACCTGATAAGTGCCCACCGGCAGCACGCAACTGGCCAATTCAGGGTCGAGTTGATCGAGATAGGCGTTGCACGCCAGCACCAGGACATTTGCCCGAATGCTCCCGCGCTCGGTAGTCACCCGGTACTGATCGCCTTCTTCGCGATAGCTCAGCGCTTTGCTCTGCTCAAAGATGCAGCCGCCAGCACGCTCAATGGCTGCGGCCAGGCCAAGCGCTAGCTTCAATGGATTCAGATGGCCGCCTTCGGGGTCATAGAGCCCCGCCTGATAACGCTCGCTGGCGACCCACTGCGGTAACTGCTCACGCGTTATGAATTGCAGGCCATCGTGGCCCCACTTGTGGCTGGCCTCGTGTTGCCACTCGGTCAGGAGACTGACCCGACGCGGCATGACCGACGTCCACAAGTGGCCGGGTCGATAATCGCAGTCGAAACCATGGCGCGCAGGCAACTCGCGCAGCTCCTGCGCCGCCCAGCGCATGCCGTCCCACAAGCGCCGCGCGCGTTCATGACCCAGCGCAGCCTCCAGAGGCGGCATGTCACACGACCAGCCGAGAATCGCCTGCCCACCATTACGCCCCGAGGCCGCCCAGGCAACACGACTGGCTTCCAGCAACGTCACGCGCTTGCCCGCCAAGGCCAGGCGCAATGCGGTATGCAGACCGCTGAAACCGGCACCAATGATCAGCACCTCGGCAGTGTGTTCACCTTCCAATGCGGCTCGGTTCAACAGGCGATCTGCGCAACTGTGGGCGTAATAGCTGGCGACATGCTGCGAGGACTGCTGAAACATTCGGGCACCCATGAAATTATGTTTTTATAATTTCATGAAAAACTACAGAATAAATTTCATGAGCGCAACATCCTGCTCATCCCTCGCAGACCGGATGACCGGTAGCAGCTGTCGAGCCCGCGAGGCTGCGTTCGAGTGCGCAGCACTCGTAAAATCATGCAACGCGGTCTACCAGATCGACCACGGAGGCAGGGTTTACGACTGCTACGCAGCCGAACGCAGCCTCGCAGGCTCGACAGCTGCTACGGAGTGCGTGCTGGTCTTACTGTTTTATTCTCGCGCCAGCCGCTCAAACAGCGCCGAATGCTCTGGAAACAGCTCGCTGAGCCCGTGCCGACAGCCCAATTGCATATCCGCAAAATCAAACCCTGGCGAAACGGCTTCACTGATAAGGCCGTAAGCGGCCGGTCCAGCCATGAGCTGCGAAGCCTTCCAGACACCGCCCGGCACATGCAGTTGCAGGCACTGCCCGGCAGTGACGTCATTGCCCATCTCCACGGTTTTCAATGTGCCGTCCGGGTAAATGAGGAAGTATCGAATCGCATCGCCCAGATGGTAGTAGTGAACGATGTCGGATCGGTTCAAATGAAAGTGGCCGACGGGAGACGCAGCCGTCAGCAGGTAATAGATCGAGGTCATCGCATAACGCCGACCACCTGCAGTCTCGACCATGAGCTGCTGATCCGACTGAAAGGTCCGGCGGTAATAACCGCCTTCCACATGGGGTTCCAGGTCGAGTGCAGCGACGATTTCCTGGGCGCTGGGAGTGTGTCTGTCGGGTTTGCTATCCGTCATGTTAAAGGCCATCAGTCAGGTGGAGTCGCGACAGTTTGCATAGCGTGTAACGCAGCGCAAGCGTTCCTTGGAGCGTCGATGGAGGTGCCGATGGGCAATCGATTTCACTGCTTTACTGTAAGGGTCGAGCCTGCCAGACGGGGCCGCAGTTTCACTGACACTCCCCCGCCACTGCCGGCGCCAACGGAAAATCCCGCCCCGGAGAGTGGTCATGTCCCTGCACAACGTCGCCCGTTTTACCGACCTTCGTGAAGACCGCGGTACTCGCGTTGAAATCGGCTCACTGAAGATCGTGCTGTTGCGGGCCGGCGAACGGGTCTACGCCTATCAGGGCGAATGTCCGCACGCACAGGCTCCGTTGGACGAAGGCATTGTCTGCAATGGTCGGCTGATTTGCCCATGGCACAAGGCGATGTTCACGGTCGAGGACGGTCAAGTGTGCGAACCGCCAGCCTTGAATGGACTGACCCGTTATCCGGTCAAGATCGTCGATGGCGATGTACACGTGGACGACCAACCCCTCGCCTCCATCGAAGTGAATCGTGCCCCTGATTCACGCTGCTTCGTGATCGTCGGTGCAGGCGCTGCGGGCACAGCGGCAACAGTCGCCCTGCGTGAACACGGCTTTGCCGGTCGCCTGGTGTTGATCGATCGCGAAACGGACCCCGGCTATGACCGCACGGTGCTGAGCAAATATGTCCTTGCCGGGGAAATGTCCGTCGAAGAAACGCCACCGCTGCTTGATGAACGCTTTTACAACGAACAGCACATCGAGCGGGTTCAAGGTGAGGTCATCCGTCTCGATGTGGCCGCCAAAAGGGTTTCCCTGGGTGACGGGCGCACCTTCGACTACGACGCCGCGCTCCTGGCCAGTGGCGGCGAACCCAGGCCGCTGTCGGTAGACGGTGCGCATCTGCACAACATCCTGGCGCTGCGTTCACGAACGGATGCCGAGCGCATTCTGCACATCGCAAAACCCGGTGCCCGTGTGGTCATCATCGGTGCCAGCTTCATCGGCCTGGAGTCGGCATCGGCCTTGCGCCGCCATGGCCTGGAAGTCAGCGTCGTCGCGCACCATGAAACACCGTTCAGCACGCTGTTCGGTGAGCGCATCGGCCTGGCGATTTTGTCCCTGCACGAAGATAACGGCGTGGTCTTTCATGCCAATACCCAGCCGAAGGCGTTCGAGGGCCAGGACAACGTCGAGGCCGTTCTGCTCGAGAATGGTCAACGACTTCCCGCCGACCTGGTGCTGATCGGCATCGGCGTCAACCCGGTCACCGACCTGCTCGAAGGTGTTGAGCTGGACGATGACGGCGGGCTACCGGTAGACGAAGGCATGCGCGCTGCGCCTGGATTGTGGGCTGCCGGCGACATCGCCTCCTTTGCATTGCAAGGCGTCCCCACACGTATCGAGCACTGGCGCCTGGCGCAGCAGCAGGCGCAGATCGCCGCGCAAAACATGCTAGGCGCTGATACACACTATGTGGATGTACCGTTTTTCTGGACCTATCACTTCGACAAGACCTTCGAGATGCTCGGTCACGCCGACCAATGGGACCGGATCGTCTTCGAAGGTAACCCCGAGCAATACGCCTTCATCGCCCTGCTGTGCAAGGGTGAACAGGTCGAGGCGGTGGTCGCCTGCGAGTACTCGCGGCAAATGGCGTTGTTGGCCGAGCGGATGAAACAGCCGTTGCTGCGCGAAGAAGCCTTGCAGATCATTCGGCGAATCGCCGTGTAAGAAGGCTGAGCAGTCACAATAAAACAATGCACTTATTGGAACTATCGTACTTAGCCGCCAACA
Proteins encoded in this window:
- a CDS encoding helix-turn-helix domain-containing protein; protein product: MNKQEEIAALAILIHDLRKHKKYTLKELADKIDRSVGFLSQVERGLSRPTVADLTAISETLGVPTTYFYSLPKPKVLPWVTRPDERRTLYYANGITDILVSPKIRASFSMLESQLEAGASSGERHLSDSSEQGGYVLEGALTLWLGDDDEPVTLQAGDSFQLDSHTRCRYGNLTDQLTRVLWVYT
- a CDS encoding FAD-binding oxidoreductase, giving the protein MFQQSSQHVASYYAHSCADRLLNRAALEGEHTAEVLIIGAGFSGLHTALRLALAGKRVTLLEASRVAWAASGRNGGQAILGWSCDMPPLEAALGHERARRLWDGMRWAAQELRELPARHGFDCDYRPGHLWTSVMPRRVSLLTEWQHEASHKWGHDGLQFITREQLPQWVASERYQAGLYDPEGGHLNPLKLALGLAAAIERAGGCIFEQSKALSYREEGDQYRVTTERGSIRANVLVLACNAYLDQLDPELASCVLPVGTYQVATAPLTAEQASALLPSNVCVTDNQFVLDYFRRTPDNRLLFGGGCTYLGGMPKDIAAATRPYLERVFPQLKGVELEFAWGGHIDLTLKRTPDIGRRGDLYWLQGYSGHGVLPTLAGARAVSDAILGQPDELALYQCLRNDSFPGGKYLAAPLEAIGKAWYRLRDSI
- a CDS encoding cupin domain-containing protein translates to MTDSKPDRHTPSAQEIVAALDLEPHVEGGYYRRTFQSDQQLMVETAGGRRYAMTSIYYLLTAASPVGHFHLNRSDIVHYYHLGDAIRYFLIYPDGTLKTVEMGNDVTAGQCLQLHVPGGVWKASQLMAGPAAYGLISEAVSPGFDFADMQLGCRHGLSELFPEHSALFERLARE
- a CDS encoding FAD-dependent oxidoreductase; translated protein: MSLHNVARFTDLREDRGTRVEIGSLKIVLLRAGERVYAYQGECPHAQAPLDEGIVCNGRLICPWHKAMFTVEDGQVCEPPALNGLTRYPVKIVDGDVHVDDQPLASIEVNRAPDSRCFVIVGAGAAGTAATVALREHGFAGRLVLIDRETDPGYDRTVLSKYVLAGEMSVEETPPLLDERFYNEQHIERVQGEVIRLDVAAKRVSLGDGRTFDYDAALLASGGEPRPLSVDGAHLHNILALRSRTDAERILHIAKPGARVVIIGASFIGLESASALRRHGLEVSVVAHHETPFSTLFGERIGLAILSLHEDNGVVFHANTQPKAFEGQDNVEAVLLENGQRLPADLVLIGIGVNPVTDLLEGVELDDDGGLPVDEGMRAAPGLWAAGDIASFALQGVPTRIEHWRLAQQQAQIAAQNMLGADTHYVDVPFFWTYHFDKTFEMLGHADQWDRIVFEGNPEQYAFIALLCKGEQVEAVVACEYSRQMALLAERMKQPLLREEALQIIRRIAV
- a CDS encoding glutamine synthetase family protein; translation: MDAACSDLLAEVRAFRQRYPEVRYVDLISLDIPGHFYGKRYPIEMLEKVAAGSALKLPQNCVLLGVQGGLFKIGDYCFNDGDPDALRRLVPGTLKPVSWESKPLGQMLITSDGTEKPIVFEPREVLAQVLERLRGKGIHPVVAFELEFYLFDKQLRDGQPQFPRDQLSDDADDQPNMHIERLSRFSPVLDEMVEAARAQGIDTTVITAELGPGQFEINFGHLDDGLRAADWAALFCRSTRGVALKHGYRASFMAKPYLQHPGSGMHVHVSLYDAEGKNLLAANQQQALRHAVAGCLELLPHCMPIFAPNQNAFRRLGGTVNAATLASWGFEDRDACVRIPDSDSKNLRIEHRLAGADANPYLVLAAILVGLEQGLEAGREPIAALNEDRNSGIDFPLEMLEAVRAMQHQPQLREGLGAEFVDVYCENKRQDHLAFMQEISAREYRWYL
- a CDS encoding DUF3313 domain-containing protein; protein product: MDLSRNLLIGVALTGLLLGGCTSKVTQKEQYSGFLPNYSNLQEVTTPSGEKAMRWVTPSWNPNAYNTVAFKQLELYPAPKPNERVNRQTLDQLQTYMTDSAKSTLSQKYRVVPNVQSAPAGSRVLIVRAAITGVTASNEGMKWYEVVPVAAAIGATQAATGHRDQDTELYIEAEMVDASNGQTVAKVARKVFGEQLENTSQQVTANDFKAALKKLTSDMQAFLR